The following coding sequences lie in one Arachis hypogaea cultivar Tifrunner chromosome 4, arahy.Tifrunner.gnm2.J5K5, whole genome shotgun sequence genomic window:
- the LOC140184506 gene encoding uncharacterized protein has protein sequence MQATPVHTHYCVFVGWVPGVYTSMDNVGLQIQDFDDTRWLPYSTREEAEEAYHASVGGGDPHNGRRLVLSRKVRAPMQPPSVRAKERLAIHALRTRFLQLLHRNNDNQPPHHLVPPKPQRWEVISVSMTKILKKACTRVNIMEPIYRSMTDTTQHGRLLHRHLVAVVPLGSSEAIVSEGRFAYDAAVSKEDCARLCIRHLCRAVDGYVYDYNFDLALRWKERYLDLARQLEATQTRLEEVERYKDALRNALYNSGRRAKSSQ, from the exons ATGCAGGCAACTCCAGTTCACACTCATTATTGTGTTTTCGTGGGATGGGTTCCTGGGGTCTACACTTCCATGGACAACGTTGGCCTTCAAATACAAGACTTTGATGATACTCGCTGGCTGCCCTACAGCACACGGGAGGAGGCCGAGGAGGCATATCATGCTTCCGTTGGTGGTGGTGACCCACACAACGGAAGAAGACTGGTACTGAGTAGAAAAGTTCGGGCACCAATGCAGCCACCGTCAGTACGGGCTAAGGAGCGACTAGCTATCCATGCATTACGCACTCGATTCCTGCAGCTACTGCACCGGAATAACGATAACCAACCCC CCCACCATCTTGTTCCACCTAAGCCACAGCGCTGGGAAGTTATCTCCGTCAGCATGACAAAGATTCTGAAGAAGGCCTGCACCAGAGTAAACATAATGGAACCCATCTATCGCTCCATGACGGATACCACACAACATGGTCGCCTACTTCACCGTCATCTAGTCGCGGTCGTCCCTCTTGGGAGCTCCGAGGCAATTGTTTCTGAAGGCCGATTCGCATACGATGCCGCAGTTAGCAAGGAAGACTGTGCTCGCCTCTGCATCCGCCACCTATGCCGGGCTGTGGATGGTTACGTATACGATTACAACTTTGATCTTGCACTTCGGTGGAAAGAAAGATACCTTGATCTGGCTCGTCAGTTGGAAGCTACCCAGACCAGATTAGAGGAAGTCGAACGTTACAAGGATGCGTTACGCAATGCCCTTTATAATTCCGGCAGAAGAGCTAAATCCTCACAATAA